GGATGACTTCTGGCTGATGAGTATTTTCTTTGAGTTGTTTAGGATCTCCTTGAGCAAGTATAGTGTGTGTTGCAGTGTCTAAGAAAATGCTATTAGTACCAATAGATAAAATAGTATCTAAATCATGTGTAACAATAATGACAGTCATAGTGAGGTTACTTGTAAGTTCTACAATTAACTCATCAAGCATTCCTGCACTAATAGGATCAAGACCTGCTGATGGTTCATCAAAAAAAACAATTTTTGGGTCTATAGCTAGTGCTCTTGCAAGTCCTGCACGTTTTTTCATTCCACCACTGAGTTCAGATGGATAGTAGTTTTCAAACCCAGATAGACCTACTAAAGAAAGTTTTAAAGATACTTGTTCCTGAATTTCTGCTATAGACAGTTTGGTATAACGTTCTAATGGGAGAGCAATATTTTCTGCAAGAGTCATAGATGTCCACAGGGCACCACTTTGAAAAAGAAGTCCAATATTATGAAGTTGTTCAAGTCTTTTTTCTTCTGTTAATGCCCAAAAGTCTACGTTATTATAGTATACATTACCTACTGATGGTCTATGAAGTCCTACTAAAGCCCGTAATAAAGAGCTTTTTCCACAACCACTTGGTCCCATAATAATAAAAATATCTTGTTTGTTTATTGTGAAAGTAAGATTTTTTTGAACAATATAGTCATCATATGCAATAGTAAGGTTTTTGACTGTAATGAGTGGTTCATTTGTAGTATTCATATAAGGCTCATATATTAAATATATTAAATATAATGGTTAAACAAGCTGTTGCAATGACAA
The sequence above is drawn from the Lawsonia intracellularis PHE/MN1-00 genome and encodes:
- a CDS encoding ABC transporter ATP-binding protein is translated as MNTTNEPLITVKNLTIAYDDYIVQKNLTFTINKQDIFIIMGPSGCGKSSLLRALVGLHRPSVGNVYYNNVDFWALTEEKRLEQLHNIGLLFQSGALWTSMTLAENIALPLERYTKLSIAEIQEQVSLKLSLVGLSGFENYYPSELSGGMKKRAGLARALAIDPKIVFFDEPSAGLDPISAGMLDELIVELTSNLTMTVIIVTHDLDTILSIGTNSIFLDTATHTILAQGDPKQLKENTHQPEVIRFLTRGKQPTQYTLGSPL